The stretch of DNA TAGAGTGTTTGGCATAACATTAAAAGGTGTTTTAGGGTTTTAACCATATTTTTAATGGTTTTTACGGAAATGTTATAATAAAAATTTGCTTAGTGCATAATTCCACAATATTACCAGTATGTTATCCGCTAATTAATTTATTCGACTGATTCGCCAGTCAAATACCTATCTTATGGCCACATTGGTTTAAAACAAAACAGAAATCGCGCCAATCAATACATTAATTGACGAAAACAATTGTTTCATGCGAATCAGGTCTGCGTGCCGAGTCGGGCAAGTGTAGCGGAACCCGTAGCCCCGTTTTTTTGTACTTTTGCAGGATATTTGCCTGATCGTGAAAAAAGTAGCTTTCTATACACTCGGCTGTAAACTGAACTTTTCCGAAACGTCGACCCTTGCCCGCCTGATGGAGCAGCAGGGCTACGAGCGCGTGGAGTTCAACCAGCAGCCCGATATTTTTATCATCAACACCTGCTCTGTGACCGACAACGCCGACAAAAAATGCCGGAAAATTGTTCGGGAAGCGCAGAAGATTAATCCCGATGGCTACGTAGCCATTCTGGGTTGTTATGCCCAACTGAAGCCGCAGGAAATTGCGGAGATTCCGGGCGTTGATGCGGTGTTGGGAGCCGCCGAAAAATTCCGGCTGCACGAGTTGATGCCAACGTTCGAGAAAGTGCCGACCGGCCAGCCCGCGCAGGTGTTCAACTCGCCCATCGAACACGCCATTGATTATCACGCCAGCTACTCGCTTAACGACCGCACCCGCACGTTCCTGAAAGTGCAGGACGGCTGCGATTACCCCTGTGCCTATTGTACAATTCCGCTGGCTCGGGGCAAAAGCCGTTCCGATACGGTTGCCAACGTCGTGGCAGCCGCCCGCGAAATTGCAGCTCGTGGGCGGTCCGCCGGTGCGGTAAAGGAAATTGTACTCACGGGCGTTAACATTGGCGATTTTGGCCTGATTAATGGCGAAAGACAGGAAACGTTTTTTGACCTGATTCGGGCTTTAGACGACGTACAGGGCATTGAACGGTTCCGCATTTCGAGCATTGAGCCAAATTTGCTCACCGACGAAATCATTGCCTTTGTGGCGCAATCGAAGCGATTTGTGCCGCATTTTCATGTGCCGCTACAATCAGGTAGCAATAAAGTGCTGAGCCTGATGCGCCGACGCTACAAACGCGAACTCTACGCCGAGCGCGTTGCCAAAATCAAGGAACTGATGCCTCATGCCTGCATTGGCGTTGATGTGATTGTGGGCCACCCCGGCGAAACAAACGAGCTTTTCTTAGAAACATACCAGTTCCTGAACGAACTACCCGTATCGTATCTGCACGTGTTTACCTACTCCGAACGTGCCAACACAACCGCCCTGACTATCAAGCCCGTTGTACCCGGCAACGTCCGTGCGGACCGCAGTAAAATGCTGCACATCTTATCGGACAAAAAACGCCGGGCCTTCTACGAATCGCAGGTAGGCCGCGACGCCGTTGTGCTGTTTGAAGAGGATATTCAGGACGGCGAGCGTCGCACCGGATTGATGCAGGGTTTCACCGAAAACTACGTTCGTGTGGTTGCCAAATACGACCCGTTGCTTATTAATGAAACCCTACCCGTGCATCTGTCGGCAGTAAACGCCGATGGGCTAATGGAAGTGGAAGAACTGCACCCCACCCCAACCCCTCCCCGTTAGGGAGGGGCTTATCCACTGCTGTTCGGGACTTGAGTCCCGAACCGTTTGATTGCGGACATTCGTCCGCCCACGAACGGGTGAATACCCGTTGTTAACAGGTTCAGGATACACATCCTGAACAGCCTCTCAAGTAAGCCCCTCCCTAACGGGGAGGGGTTGGGGTGGGGTTTTCAATACCCGCCAAAGTACTTCCTTGCCCCCCATTCGATGGCGGCTAAGGCCAGCACGGCGAAGAAAAGCCACCGCCAGTTAATAAGTTCATTCATTTCTTCGGTACTCGTCAGGCGGGCGGGGCGGGGCTTCTCGGTCAGGTTTTTGACTAACGCATCAACCGCGTTGGCTTTATAAAACTGCCCGCCCGTTTGCCCGGAAAGTTGCCGTAAAAGCCCGTGGTCGGCAGTGGTGTTCAGGGCTTCGAGTTGCAGGTCACGCACTACAAACTGCCCCGACGATTGCTCGGCGCGGTTGTTGACGGTCACAGCCGCCCGAAATCGGTACGCGCCCTGCGGCAGTCGGCTGATTTCGAACCGGCTGTTGGCTTCGGTGGGCGTGTAGGTAAATGTCCGCACGATGCCCTTCTCATCGGTCAGGTCGAGTCGCACGAGTTTGTCGTACAGCCGTTCGTAGATGTCGTTGTAGAGTTCGGTCTCGAAAATGACTTTCTCACCCGCAACGAACTCATTCCGAATTGGATACACGCGCAGTTTGCGCCGATCTTCTTTGACCGAAATCAGTTGCACGACTTTCTGAAATAGCTCATCGACCACGTCCTGTTTGTCGGTCAGGGCGTATTCTTCGAGCCGCCACTGCCAAAGTCCCTCACCTGCCAGCACGGCGGTTTTGCGGGGGCCAGTTACGTTCAAGGCCAGCAGCGGTTTGGTAGTGCGAACACTGCCCACCTGCTGCCACAGCACGACATCGCTGCCGGGCTGTAGGCGAAAATCGCCGTAGGGAGCCAGCAGGGGTGGTAGTTTGGTGAGGATTTCGAGCCGGGCGGGATCGAGGTTGAGTTGCTTAAATTCGGGGTTGAACACGCCCGTTACCCTGTCTCCCTGATTGGTCTGCTGAGCAATCTGCACCACCGGGTTCGAGGTGTTGAACGCTCCTATTGCCGACTGATTGCCCAGCACAAACAGCACGGGTGTATTTTTAGCCAGATACTTCTGCATCTGAGCAATGCCCACGCCCCCGTTATCGGGAATCTGGTGCAGAATAATCAGGTCGTAAGCTTTGTCGGCAGGAACGGCATCGGGCGGAGTGCCGGTCAACATACGAATATCGACTTCGTAGTTCTGATTCTTCTCTAAGATAGACCGGATGGCCTTCAGGTCGGGATGTGGGGCGAGGGCAAGCAGTAATACTTTTTCTTTCCCGTCGATTACGTCGATATACACGTCCTGCCGGTTGTTGCGGGTGCTGAACTCGCCCGGCTGCGGTAGCACTTCTACCTCGTAATGCTGAACGCCTTTTTGCGTAGCCGTTGTCTGAAACGTAGTCTGAGCAAAGCGGGATGCCGGACCAGCATCGGCTTTCGTAAAGTTCACCAACTGCCGACCCAGTTCGCGCCCGCCCTGCCGTAGCACAACGGTTGCGCTGCGTCCCTGAAACCCGTTACTCACGATTTCGGCCTGTACCGGAAACTGATTGCCGAGGTAAGCGATGCGGTTGGCAACCACGCCTTTCAGCAAAATATCGCGCTTCGGAATGGTGTCGCCCAGCCCGATGGTATGCACGGCAAACGGGTACTGACCAAACGTAGGCGATAAACCCTGATTGAAAATACCATCTGATACCAGCACCACGTCGGTCAGGTTACGGCCTTCGTAGTCGGCCCGCACAGCCGCCAGCAGCCCCGACAGGTCGGTGGTACGGCGGGTAAACGGAATCTGCGTGAGGTCGGCTCCGGCGTCGAGTGCTGCCGTATCGCCCAGCGTTCGTACCGATACGTCGAGACCTTTTTCGGCCAGCCGGTCGCGCAGTTGTTGCAGCCCCGCCAGCGATTGATTGAGGGCCGGGCGTCCGGCTGCCGCCACCGATTCGGAGTTATCGACGGCCAGCACGACCTTCGGCTTTTCGGTGAGCGTTCGGGTACTGCGAATGAGCGGATTGAGTAGCAGAAAGCACAGC from Spirosoma montaniterrae encodes:
- the mtaB gene encoding tRNA (N(6)-L-threonylcarbamoyladenosine(37)-C(2))-methylthiotransferase MtaB, with translation MQDICLIVKKVAFYTLGCKLNFSETSTLARLMEQQGYERVEFNQQPDIFIINTCSVTDNADKKCRKIVREAQKINPDGYVAILGCYAQLKPQEIAEIPGVDAVLGAAEKFRLHELMPTFEKVPTGQPAQVFNSPIEHAIDYHASYSLNDRTRTFLKVQDGCDYPCAYCTIPLARGKSRSDTVANVVAAAREIAARGRSAGAVKEIVLTGVNIGDFGLINGERQETFFDLIRALDDVQGIERFRISSIEPNLLTDEIIAFVAQSKRFVPHFHVPLQSGSNKVLSLMRRRYKRELYAERVAKIKELMPHACIGVDVIVGHPGETNELFLETYQFLNELPVSYLHVFTYSERANTTALTIKPVVPGNVRADRSKMLHILSDKKRRAFYESQVGRDAVVLFEEDIQDGERRTGLMQGFTENYVRVVAKYDPLLINETLPVHLSAVNADGLMEVEELHPTPTPPR